Below is a genomic region from Spartinivicinus marinus.
GCAAAGGAAAAGGGTTTTTTTACATGGGTGGCCCAGCAAGATGCCGATATTATTTGCTTGCAAAATACCAATGCCGATGAATATCAAATCGAGACCAGTGACTTTAACTTGAAGGATTATGAGCCTTACTGTTTTTCAGCGGCTGACGCCTCTGTTGGAGGTGTTGCTATTTATAGCCGAATTCCACCGAAGGCTATTATCAGAGGTTTAGGATTTGAGCTAGCAGACAATGCAGGGTGCTATATTCAAGCTGACTTTGACAAAGTTAGTATTGCCAGCTTGTTACTACCTGATGCGGTCTCTCAGCAAGTCAGTGGTTTAAATAATAAGTATAGTCTGGCGGATAAACAGCACTTTTTAACGCAATATGCTAGCTATCTTGAAAAGCAAAAGCGCAAGCGGCGAGAATTTTTGATTTGTGGCAGCTGGTATATTGCCCATCAGAAAATTGATGTGGCTGACTGGCGAACACAACAGGAGCAGAGTGGTTTTCTGTTAGAGGAACGTAACTGGCTAAGCTACTTAAATGATGAAGTCGGCTTACTTGATACTTATCGTGAAGTGGATCGGGAAGCAGGTAAGTATAGTTGGTGGCCTTCAGCTGAGGCAAAAGAGAAAAACCAGGGTTGTCGTTATGACTATACCCTAGCCACACAAGGTATGCGCCATACCGTGCTAAGTGCGGGTATTTATGCAGGACAGGCATTTTCCAGTCATGCACCGGTTATAGTTGACTACGATTGGGAACTAATGACTTAATCAGCTGTGAAAAGTAGAGGAAAGGTCACCCTCTACTTTTCCAGCATTATCGAAAAGACATCAAAAAGCGTTTATTAAAAAGGTATCTATCAACAACTACCTATCAGCAACTACTCTGCCAAGCTTTGTCGTTGTAGTTCAATCAGCTGGGCAATACCTTGTTCCGCATGATCAAGCATTTGGTTCATTTCTGCACGATTAAATGGCGCACCTTCAGCTGTTCCTTGTACTTCTATTAGCCCACCACTCTCAGTCATCACTACATTCATATCGGTTTCGGCATTTGAGTCTTCAATGTAATCAAGGTCTAGCACCGGCTGTCCTTGGTATACACCAACTGATACAGAGGCGATCAACTGCTTAAGTGGGTCAGTTGTCAGTTGTTTATTACGCTGTAAATAACGAATGGCATCCACCATTGCTACACAGGCACCAGTAATAGAAGCCGTTCGAGTGCCACCATCAGCTTGAATAACATCGCAATCCAGTTGAATGGTGAACTCTCCGAGTTTTTTTAGATCAATTGCTGCACGCAAGGATCGGCCAATGAGTCGCTGAATTTCTAATGTGCGTCCCCCTTGTTTGCCCCTGGAAGCTTCTCTGCCCATTCGCTCATTAGTAGAGCGAGGCAGCATGCCATACTCTGCAGTTACCCAGCCTTGCCCTTGTCCTTTTAAAAACCGAGGTACGCCTTCAGTTACTGAAGCATTACAAATGACCTTAGTGTCACCAAACTCAACCAATACAGAGCCTTCGGCATGTTTAGTATATTCTCGAGTGATTTTTACTGCGCGTAACTGATCAAATAATCTGCCGCTGGGACGCATAGGGGTTCCTTACAATAGGCTAACAGGTGGGAAAGGTTGTCGTTTAAAGCGACACTCAATTGAAAAACTAGGTGGGTATTATATAGGAAGTGCTGGCTATTATAAAAAGAGAGAAGTGTTGTTGGGGTGTTGGCTCTTGGTTGTTTTCTTCCAGATTATAACAAGGTTGCTCAAAAGTTTGTGGTTACAAACTTGTTGATTGGGGGGGACTTTCAGATAAACGTCAACAAGCTCTACTCTATAGTTATATGTTCAGGTTAGAATAAAAATTTTAAAGCTGATTTGGGACGTTATTATGACCCGAAGCATGACCGCCTATGCGCGGCGTGAAACCAAGCAAGCCTGGGGATCTCTGGTCTGGGAGCTGCGCTCGGTTAACCATCGATATTTAGAGCCTCAACTTAGGCTACCAGAAGCCTTTCGTGAAACTGAACCTGCGCTTCGAGAAATAATCCGTAAGCATTTATCGCGTGGGAAAGTAGAGTGTTTTTTGCGCTATGACTTAGTAGTAAACCAAGAAAGTGAGCTGTCAATTAATGAGCCACTAGCAAAAAACATTGCAAAAGCCTGTCGTCAGATTGAGCGGCTGTTTCCTAATGTTACGCCTGTGGCACCATTATCAGTATTAGAATGGCCAGGTGTACTACAACAGCAGGAAATTGATTTGACCAGTATTCACCAAACGGCACTTGCTGAGTTTGAACAAGCCGTTGTTAGTTTAAATGAAACCCGCAGTAGGGAAGGGCTAGAATTAAAGCAGTTTATCTTAAAACGGCTGACACAAATAGAACAAGAAGTCAGCAGTGTGAGAGCGATGATGCCAGCCTTGATAAAAATCCAGCGGGAAAAAATAGTTCAGCGGCTGGAAGAGGCCAAAGTTGAAATAGACTCTAACCGGCTTGAGCAAGAACTCGTGTTAATGGCGCAAAAAGCGGATGTTGACGAAGAAATGGATCGTTTAGCAACGCATATTACAGAAGTACGACGGGTGCTAGATGTTAAAGAAGCGGTTGGTCGTCGCCTTGACTTTTTGATGCAAGAGCTGAATCGAGAAGCCAATACTTTAGCCTCGAAATCAATCAATGCAGACACTACCCAATGTGCAGTTAATCTGAAAGTATTCATTGAACAAATGCGAGAGCAGGTCCAGAACATTGAGTAAGATGAGCAAAAGTATCGGAACCCTATTTATTATTTCTGCGCCTTCTGGTGCAGGAAAGACCAGTTTGGTAAATGCACTTATAGAAAAGACCAAGGATATTTGTGTGTCGGTATCTCATACGACTCGATCACAGCGTCCTGGTGAGCAAGATGGTGTTAATTATCATTTTGTCAGTGTTGAACAATTTCAACAGATGCTTAATCAATCTGCTTTTCTGGAAAGTGCTAATGTGTTTGGTAACTACTATGGTACCTCTCAGCAATGGGTTGAGCAGAAATTAGCTAATGGAATAGATGTTATTTTAGAAATAGATTGGCAGGGTGCTCAGCAGGTTAGGGAGTTGTTACCTGATGCAATGAGTATATTTATTTTACCTCCATCAAAAGCAGCGCTACAGGATCGTCTGGAAAAGCGGGGGCAAGATAATGAAGGTGTGATCAACAAACGAATGGCTGCTGCTGTAGATGAAATGACCCACCATGTCGAGTATGACTACTTAGTGGTGAATGATGACTTTGATCAGGCATTGCAACAACTGCAGGCTATTGTGATAGCAAGCCGGCAGCAATTAACTAAACAACAGATGAGACATCAGCAATTACTGACTGAACTCTTGTCATAATAGCTGGTGATTAAGTAAACTGAGTGGCTATTTTTTTATATTGGGCGCCTTGAAAAGAATACCTTTTGGGCTGTCTGAATTAAGTAGCTTTTATTGATATTTGGGATATTGGGAGTAGGTCATGGCTCGAGTCACTGTGGAAGATTGTCTTGATAATGTAGATAACCGCTTTCAGTTGGTAATGGTTGCTACCAAACGGGCACGCCAACTTGCCACTGGTGGTAAAGATGCTTTGTTGGATTGGGAAAATGACAAACCAACAGTAATGGCATTAAGAGAAATCTCAGCAGGCTTAATCAAGCGAGATATGCTTGAAGAGCAGGATAAGCAGGCTGATGGCATGGGTGCTGAAAACGGCTAACCCCGCATCAACTTATGGTTGGAGTTTGGTGTCTATTAATTAAACCCTGTAAGAAAGGAGGGTGTCGCAACACTACACTTTGCAGCCCCAGGGTAAAGAAAGTATGGGTCTTATGTGCAAATTAACCTTTTGGTTTAGTTGTGGTTGCTGCTGTCGTATTTTTGCAGAAGATCAGGAGGCGACTATTGCCAACCATTGATGCATTAGCTGAGCGACTTTATACATATCTCGATCGTAGCCAGATTCACTGTGTTCGTCGAGCTTATTACTATGCGGAGCAGGCTCACTTTGGGCAGCGCCGCCGTAGTGGTGAGCCTTATGTTACCCATCCGCTGGCGGTTGCCAACATACTTGCCAATATGCACATGGACCATCAAAGCCTGATGGCAGCCATGCTTCATGATGTCATCGAAGATACTGCAATCGAAAAACAGGCAATTGCTGAACAGTTTGGTGAAACAGTAGGTGAGTTGGTTGATGGTGTGAGTAAACTGACTCAAATGCATTTTGAGTCTAAAGCTGAACAGCAAGCTGAAAACTTTCAAAAAATGGCTCTGGCCATGGCCAAAGATATTCGGGTTATTTTGGTTAAGCTGGCTGACCGGCTGCATAATATGCGAACACTAGGGGTGTTACGTCCAGATAAGCGTCGTCGTATTGCTAAAGAAACCTTGGAAATTTATGCGCCCATTGCCAACCGTCTGGGTATGAATAATATCCGGGTAGAATTTGAAGAGCTTGGCTTCCAGGCAATGCACCCAATGCGGGCGACTTTAATTCGTCAGGCTGTTATTAGGGCCAGAGGTAATCGTAAAGAACTGGTTAATAAAATTCAGCATGCGATTAGTGGCCGACTTGGAGAACATGATATTAGCGCAGATGTTATTGGTCGTGAAAAGCATCTTTATAGCATTTATAAAAAAATGCGAAATCAGCGTAAATCCTTTTCTGAGATTATGGATGTTTATGCATTTCGTATTATTGTAGATAGCGTAGACGACTGTTATCGTGTACTAGGTGCGGTTCATAATTTATACAAACCTTTCCCTGGGCGGTTTAAAGACTATATTGCTATCCCCAAAGCTAATGGTTACCAGTCATTGCACACTACATTGTTTGGTATGCATGGTGTGCCCATTGAAATTCAAATCCGCACGCAAGAAATGGAAGATATGGCCAATAATGGCATTGCTGCCCATTGGTTGTATAAGTCGGATGATGAAGCATTAAATGGTAGTCATGCCCGAACTCGTCGCTGGCTATCAGGTATGCTGGAGCTACAGAAAAATGCTGGTAGCTCGTTAGAGTTCATTGAAAACGTAAAAATTGACCTGTTTCCTGACGAGGTTTATGTATTTACCCCGAAAGGCAATATTATGGAGTTACCAAAAGGTGCAACTCCTGTTGATTTTGCTTACGCAGTGCATACTGATGTAGGTAAAACCTGCGTTGCCTGTCGTATAGACAGAAAATTGGCTTCATTAAGCCAGCCACTGCAAAGCGGCCAAACAGTCGAAATTATTACTGCGCCTGGTGCCCGACCTAATGCCACCTGGCTGAGCTTTGTTATTACTGGTAAGGCAAGAGCAAATATTCGCCACTTCCTGAAACAGCAGCGTTTTTCAGAATCCATTGCCCTGGGTAAACGGCTATTAAATAAAGCATTAGCAAGCTTTGAAACTACTGTAGATAAACTAAGCGAAGAGCAAATCCAAAACTCTCTAAAAGAATTTGGCTTTAAATCTAAAGAAGAGATGTTACAGGATATTGGCTTAGGTAATCGAATGGCATATTTAGTTGCCAGACACCTGGCTGTGCAAGATGAGAAAAGCCAGTTGGAAACCAGTGGTAAAGAACAGCCGCTGACAATCAGGGGGACAGAAGGTATGGTGCTCAGCTTTGCTAAGTGCTGCCACCCAATACCAGGTGATCCTGTGGTGGGGCATGTCAGTTCTGGGCGAGGTATGGTTATTCATACTGACTCATGCCGTAATATCGTTGAAATGCGGCATAATCCAGAAAGGTGTCTGGAAGTAGAGTGGGATAAAAATGTATCTGGCGAGTTTTCTGTTGAACTGAAAGTTGAGCTGGAACATCAGCGGGGTATAGTCGCCACACTGGCAACAACCATTACTGCTACCGATGCAAATATCGAAAAAATTAGTATGGAAGAACGTGATGCGCAGTTTAGCGTTATTCACTTGTTAATTAATGTGAACGACCGAGTGCACCTTGCTCGTACAATTAAAAAATTGCGAGCGATTAAAGGGGTAACATCAATATCACGCATTAAAGGCTGATACCCTTCACGAATGCTTTTTATACCCCTAGGGCACAAGTGCTTTGTTGTCAGCTCTCTTCACCCTAGCCACCTATTACTTATAGGCTCCTAGGGCTTCGTCGTTTGACGGCCTCGCCTAAAAAACCTTCGTTTTGGGTATCAATTTCAACAATAAATATGTAGTTACAATAGAGAAAAAGAATTGGAGTGAACATGAGTAATAAACAAATTATCAGCACTGATAAAGCCCCAGCTGCAATTGGTACCTATTCACAAGCCGTAAAAGTGGGCACTACTGTTTACTTATCTGGCCAGATTCCTTTAAATCCAGAAACTATGGAAGTAGTAGCAGACAGCTTTGAAGCAAGTGCTATACAAGTTTTTGAAAACCTAAAAGCCGTGGCCGAAGCATCGGGTGGAACGTTGCAGGATATTGTTAAACTCAATATTTTCCTGACAGACTTGAGTAACTTTGCCACTGTGAATGAAATTATGGCCCGTTATTTTGAAGAGCCATACCCGGCCAGAGCCGCTATCGGTGTTGCTGAATTACCAAAAGGAGTGGCAGTGGAAATGGATGGAATTATGGAGTTGGTTGAGTTGTAAGGCTTGAATCAGTTGCGTAATTTTCTGATTTGAGCCGAACCTTAGCTGTATTCGGCTCAAATCAGGCAAATTTATGAGCCGAATAAAGAAGGTTTCTGGCTCAAGAGGTTTTAAATTGAGTTAATCAACCGTCCTGTTAAAGCTTGTATCTGTTCTAAAGCCTGCCTAATTTCTGATTTATCCAAATGGATAGCGCCTTCCAAAGAACCATAGTGCATTTCTAAGCACTCAATCAGTAGTTGTTTGATCAGGGTTTTGTCTGGCTTGTCTGGTAATACCGATTTTAAAAACAATTGCTCCAGTGCATTTTCTTTACTGGCCACAAATTCTTCTAACTCTAATAGGCTCCAGTCACCACGGCGGATGGATTTAAGCTGTTCTGCATGACGGCTTAATTGCAAGTCTCCTTCCAGTAATAGCTGTTCAACTTCCAATAATAAGCGAGCGACATGATAAGCAAATTTTACATCGTAACCATAGGTTTCTAAGATAGCTTTTCTGCCACCAATGGGCT
It encodes:
- the rpoZ gene encoding DNA-directed RNA polymerase subunit omega gives rise to the protein MARVTVEDCLDNVDNRFQLVMVATKRARQLATGGKDALLDWENDKPTVMALREISAGLIKRDMLEEQDKQADGMGAENG
- a CDS encoding exodeoxyribonuclease III; this translates as MRIISFNLEGIQKAKEKGFFTWVAQQDADIICLQNTNADEYQIETSDFNLKDYEPYCFSAADASVGGVAIYSRIPPKAIIRGLGFELADNAGCYIQADFDKVSIASLLLPDAVSQQVSGLNNKYSLADKQHFLTQYASYLEKQKRKRREFLICGSWYIAHQKIDVADWRTQQEQSGFLLEERNWLSYLNDEVGLLDTYREVDREAGKYSWWPSAEAKEKNQGCRYDYTLATQGMRHTVLSAGIYAGQAFSSHAPVIVDYDWELMT
- the gmk gene encoding guanylate kinase; this translates as MSKSIGTLFIISAPSGAGKTSLVNALIEKTKDICVSVSHTTRSQRPGEQDGVNYHFVSVEQFQQMLNQSAFLESANVFGNYYGTSQQWVEQKLANGIDVILEIDWQGAQQVRELLPDAMSIFILPPSKAALQDRLEKRGQDNEGVINKRMAAAVDEMTHHVEYDYLVVNDDFDQALQQLQAIVIASRQQLTKQQMRHQQLLTELLS
- a CDS encoding YicC/YloC family endoribonuclease, whose product is MTRSMTAYARRETKQAWGSLVWELRSVNHRYLEPQLRLPEAFRETEPALREIIRKHLSRGKVECFLRYDLVVNQESELSINEPLAKNIAKACRQIERLFPNVTPVAPLSVLEWPGVLQQQEIDLTSIHQTALAEFEQAVVSLNETRSREGLELKQFILKRLTQIEQEVSSVRAMMPALIKIQREKIVQRLEEAKVEIDSNRLEQELVLMAQKADVDEEMDRLATHITEVRRVLDVKEAVGRRLDFLMQELNREANTLASKSINADTTQCAVNLKVFIEQMREQVQNIE
- the spoT gene encoding bifunctional GTP diphosphokinase/guanosine-3',5'-bis pyrophosphate 3'-pyrophosphohydrolase; this encodes MPTIDALAERLYTYLDRSQIHCVRRAYYYAEQAHFGQRRRSGEPYVTHPLAVANILANMHMDHQSLMAAMLHDVIEDTAIEKQAIAEQFGETVGELVDGVSKLTQMHFESKAEQQAENFQKMALAMAKDIRVILVKLADRLHNMRTLGVLRPDKRRRIAKETLEIYAPIANRLGMNNIRVEFEELGFQAMHPMRATLIRQAVIRARGNRKELVNKIQHAISGRLGEHDISADVIGREKHLYSIYKKMRNQRKSFSEIMDVYAFRIIVDSVDDCYRVLGAVHNLYKPFPGRFKDYIAIPKANGYQSLHTTLFGMHGVPIEIQIRTQEMEDMANNGIAAHWLYKSDDEALNGSHARTRRWLSGMLELQKNAGSSLEFIENVKIDLFPDEVYVFTPKGNIMELPKGATPVDFAYAVHTDVGKTCVACRIDRKLASLSQPLQSGQTVEIITAPGARPNATWLSFVITGKARANIRHFLKQQRFSESIALGKRLLNKALASFETTVDKLSEEQIQNSLKEFGFKSKEEMLQDIGLGNRMAYLVARHLAVQDEKSQLETSGKEQPLTIRGTEGMVLSFAKCCHPIPGDPVVGHVSSGRGMVIHTDSCRNIVEMRHNPERCLEVEWDKNVSGEFSVELKVELEHQRGIVATLATTITATDANIEKISMEERDAQFSVIHLLINVNDRVHLARTIKKLRAIKGVTSISRIKG
- the rph gene encoding ribonuclease PH, with the protein product MRPSGRLFDQLRAVKITREYTKHAEGSVLVEFGDTKVICNASVTEGVPRFLKGQGQGWVTAEYGMLPRSTNERMGREASRGKQGGRTLEIQRLIGRSLRAAIDLKKLGEFTIQLDCDVIQADGGTRTASITGACVAMVDAIRYLQRNKQLTTDPLKQLIASVSVGVYQGQPVLDLDYIEDSNAETDMNVVMTESGGLIEVQGTAEGAPFNRAEMNQMLDHAEQGIAQLIELQRQSLAE
- a CDS encoding RidA family protein, with the protein product MSNKQIISTDKAPAAIGTYSQAVKVGTTVYLSGQIPLNPETMEVVADSFEASAIQVFENLKAVAEASGGTLQDIVKLNIFLTDLSNFATVNEIMARYFEEPYPARAAIGVAELPKGVAVEMDGIMELVEL